A stretch of DNA from Chionomys nivalis chromosome 22, mChiNiv1.1, whole genome shotgun sequence:
gagactctctgagtccgaggccagcctgatgtacaggaaagctgggctacatagagaaacactatttcaaagaacaaaagaaacaaaacagtttATGGTAGTAACTGGTAGATGAATATCAAATAGCTCACCTGCATGTAGAaaagataaatacaaagaaatcaagcaaCATTTATTGGCTGTGAGTCAGGACTGTGCCAGGGGCAGCCACTCAGAGTTGACTACAGTGTGCCTTCTgggtctggtggcacacaccagcaATCCCAGCTACCCAGGACACCGAAGCAGGATTgaagaaagttcaaggccagcctgggcaacttggtgagatcctgtttcaaaatacaaaaggGCTGGGGATGCTCTTTAGTAGGTGCTCATCTAGCAGGTATAAgtgccctggatttgatccctagcgTCCAAACCAACAAATAAAGAAGGCCGGCTCCTGTTTCTGAGGACCGTGGGTATAAAAGGGCATGACATCTACAAGATCGCAGCCCAGTGGCAAGTGCCACCACAGAGTGAAGCTCAAAATGAAATGGGATCGCTGACAGCAGTGTGAATTTTGGGAGCCCTTGCAGGGTGggtatcaggtttttttttttttttttttttttaacagcctCAGATGATAGAAAAGAGCCTTCTGGAAGAACAAAGCCTAGGAAAGGTGATGGAAAAGAGAAGGTGCAGAACAAGCCATCTGTGCAAGGATCAAGAGATGCTGAAGGGGAGCAACAAAGGCCAGTCAAGTGGGCTAACTAGAGCCGGGGGAGGGAGGATGTCAGGTGCTGCTCGCATGGGTCAGCACTACTTAGAAGGAAGACACTTTTCAGGAGTCCACACTAAGTGTGCATGGAGACTGTTGGGAACACAGGGACCTTCCTGGGGCCCACCAATGCAGAGATAGACAGGTTTGGTTAGTACTGATCCGGTGATAACCACACAGCTAGGTAAGTCTGTGACCTTTGAACTCCTCTTTATGTCAGCAGGTAGTGGGTTTACTATGGACACTCTGAGCCCTTGGCTGGAAGTCACTGGATGACAGGTGACTCATGGAGAGGGTCAGTGGGACACAAGCCACCGGCTACCTGGTTTGTATTAgggcttgtgtgtgcatgcaatcTGGAATGCAGGTgcttgcagaagtcagaggccaaCTGCAGATGGTGTTCTTCAGGGGCCTTCCaccttgtttcctttctttatgtgtgtgtgtgcgcgcgcgcatgctcacgtgcacgtgtgtgtatggtGTCACTGCTcacaggtcagaagacaactgacAACTTGCAGGAAATggttgggtctctccttccatcatgaggattgaactcaagtcctcaaacttggtggcaagtgcctttactagttgagccacctctctggctcCACCATATTCCTTGAGGCAAGACACACTATGTAGATGGCTAGGCTTGTTGGTCAGCAAGCCCAgagctcctgcctctgcattccagCACTGGACTACAGAtagaccaccatgcccagcctcctcATAGGTGCTGAgctcagactcaggtcctcatgcttacacagcaagcactttactgcctGGGCTACCTTCCCAGTCCGGGGCCAGGCTAAGCTAGCTGGTTCTTATTCTCTCCAAGTTAGTATCCTGCCTTGCAAGGCTGGCACAAGAGTGGAGATCCAGTCCGTGAAGGGTCTTTTTACAAAGTGCTGCACTGCTGGTCCTAGCGAAAGGAGTGAGCTGGAGGCGACAGAGCCCTAGAGATTAAGCTGAAAGGGAATGGCCTGCTGACGTCTCAAGTCTTACTTCTTGGATGGCAGAGTTCAGCAATTTAAGGACCCACTGCCACCCACTACACCAGCACAGGAGGGTAATACAGCTTAGGTCACACTGCCCAGTGCTGGAGCCTGGCTTCAGTGTTCTGCTAAGCCTGGATCACCTTTACAAATTTGACCTTTTTTAAGTTTCATCTTGGTGCTGGCTAGGCAAGTAATCTACCACTAAATCATGTCCCCATGTGGAAAAGGCTTAAAGCTGACTGTATTCAGCAGCCTCGATGCTCTTAGGCCAAAGTGGTGATGGTATTCAGTGGGTTGAGAAGtcatgaaaaaaaattccaagagccaggcatggtggcacatacctgtagtcaGCATTCGGGAGCAAGTGGCTTTGAGAATTTAAGACCAGCCTCAGTCTTGAGGGACCTTTAGCCTGTTACAGGTCCAACATCTCTCCATCCTGACTGGACTACCCAGCGGCTAAGGGTCTTTTTTGTGAACCCTGGTAAGTGAAATTTTATCACAGCATTGCTGACCCCAAATTAACAGGATGGGCAGTTCTGGAGGGAGCTTTTAGCTTCCATACATCAAGGTTAGCTGCACTATTTGGCAGGCCAGAGTCCTCTGGGGAGTAACTACTATCTTATTAGGTTATAAATATACTTACCAGCTTTGCTACTGGCTTATTTTGGAGtattgaggaagaaaaaaaaacaacctgaacTCATAATCACTTGAGCCTAGGTGAAGAGTAACTATTTTAAAACTGCATTTACCTATGGCATTGCTGAGTGCTTCTCCACACAGGACAACTCCACCTCTGTTGCGATGGGCAAGGCTCAGCTGGCCCATCATTGGCTTGGAAGAAATTAAAGGTGGTTCAAGATTTGAAACTCAagcccaggaggcaaaggcaggcggatctctgtgagttcgaggccagcctggcctggtctacaagagctagttccaggctctaaaaaaactacagaaaaacccgtctcaaaaaaccaaaaaaagaaaaaaggaaaaaagatttgaAACTCAAATTGTTCCATTTTGACTCAAACTAAACCAACTAGTTCAAAGAAAGTCCCAGAGGTTTCTCCCACGCCTCATTGACCTCTGTGGCTTTTCAGGAAAGGGTCAGCCTGCTCACTTTCACTCAACTTCAAACTGacttttgttgtttagttttgcaGTGCTGAGCGTGGAACCCAGGCCTGTCATGCTAAGTAAGCACCCTGCCACTGAGAACACGCCCAGTAGTTTAAGAACACGTGAGCGGCCTTTTCCTTCATTTACCACATATGGTTGAGCTTACCTCATTTCCAGCTGCTGACTGACCCCTGGTCTATGGGGCTGTGTGGACCTTCCAGACACGACGACTGTCTCGAGGAATACTTTGGTGTCTGGATGGGAAGCAGCACGGAGCCGACTAGGaaagaagctaaataaacccGCACAGGTGCTGTCCGCTCCATCTGGGTAACACCCTTCACAGCCCACCTCCTTCTGTTCCCATTTGTCCCACCCCATCTCCTTGTGCACATGTGCTGCCGTCTGCAGCCCCGTGGTCCccaccctggggtgggggtgataTGCAGTGTGAGTACTTCTTAGGTGGTTCCTGCTGCACTGTCCACCAGGACCTCAAGGAAGGGCAGCAAGGAAATCAGAGGGGCTCACTAAGGCAGAGACATGGTGCAGTTTGCCTGTGATCAGAACACATAGGCCTCAACTCAAAAAGAGGATAGACAAGGTCTTCTGGGGGACTCTCCCCACCTAGAGAATGCTAAGTGAGTCTAGGCAATCTGGAGTTGGCTTCAAaatcagcggggggggggggggttcacaaCAAACAGTGGTAACAGAAGGTTTGTGTGGGAAGATGGTTAAGTTTGGTCTAAAACAAGCAGTGTCTCTGCTAATGAGCTGTTGTTAGGAAGTGGGGGCCTCTGAAGAAGGTTGCTGCCTTTCCAGGCCTGGCTTTTTGGGGAGAGGGCAAAGCAAAGTGAGGCAAGGACCTGACTGAGGCACATGGGGACATCACGGAGCAGAGGAGCCCGCCAGTGTGTGCGGCAGCCAACCGGCCTGCTCTGGAATCCTGGCTCCACTTTGCTGTACAACAGCAGTCCTGTGAAATGAGGACGCCTGAGCTATCAGCAGGGGTCCTGGTACCTGAGAGTTGGGCTAAGGCAGGGAGACAGGAGCAATCCTGAGCTTGAAGGGGCAAGGAGAGGGTGTGGTGGCTCCAAGCCTCAGCTGTCTGGAGCAAGAGGAGCCTGGTCACTGCCAGCGTGCACCTAGAGGTAGCCAGGTGCAAGTCCCTCAACCTCGCCAGCGGTCCTCCCAGCCCAGTATCTCTAATGGCTTCCAGGAGCCAAGGCAGAACCCAGAGGTCAGCCAGCCTCTCcccaggggaggagggagccAGGGAGCACTCAGAAAATCCTGCAGAGTAAATTCTAAACACCTGACCCTCCTGGCAGGCGGGTTTGTATGAGATAAGGATGAGCACCCACACTGAGACCCGTCACTCACTGCTCTTGCCAGCCAGCAGCCTCCGTGGTCTTATAGAAAGGTGAtgacacaactttaatctcaggcTACAAAAGGCAGAACAAGAGTGAAAAACAAGACGCAACTTTGTACAAAATGGACAGGTAACATTTATTAAAACGTGTCATACAAAAGGGCATGGTCTCttctataagaagaaaatattaaacagtAACATTCAGTTAAAACCACGCTGTACACTGAGGACAGCAATTCTAGAAAGAACTATTTAACTTCTGCAACACAGGCGTTCACAAGTATCCATGATATGCACCTAATGACAATCTGCTTATCACCCCACGGTTCTGTGGCCTAAGAGTCACCTGACTTGCATAAATAAAGTAACTTTCTGGAAGAAACATTGGGaacctcataaaaagaaaagaggcagcaGCAACTGACATGACACAGGCTTCaagcaacatttaaaaagaaaaaaaaatcacatttgcaAAGGTGTTCCAGCATGTTCCCACAGGGTGCTGTCAGTAGAGATTTGCCATTAGAAACTAGTacctttaaatatgtaaatagcagagaaaaaaagaaaaaacccaaagcaaCCCTGGATTCATTGGATAATGTTAGTTACCAGTCAAAGCAACCTAAAGCACAGGAGGCCAAGGGCAACCCTGCCCTTGGTCCTCAGCATTCCCACAGTGGGAGAGGCAAAGCTTCAGCCCGACCTTGGGGACCCTGCAGCAGCACACATTTCCCAGAATGCAGCACAGCCTTTGTTCCTCACCTTCCCTTCAACACCAGCTTAGGGTGTGCCACCCTTTGTTGCGTAGCCGGAAGCCTATTCAGGGTCAGAGTAGTTCAGTAAACGCCCCCTGCAATGGAGGGAATCCTTTAGGGCAGGCTCTTAAGAACCAGGCCAGAGAAGGTGAGCTCTAGAAATCCAAGGCAATGGGCCAGGGCTCAGAACAAGGGCACATGAGGAGCTGGACCATGCAGCTCACTGACGTGTGTATCCAAGACTGAAGGCATGGTGCGTGCAGATTGTGAAATGCAACCAGGGGGGCCTGGAAGCCCTTTCCTATAAGGACTGGAGAAGTCAAGGCTCAAAGTAGATAACAAACACCTTGCTGGTGGGCCACTGTGAAGTCCCTGAACATGGGACAGTGTTGTCCACAACTATTCAAGCTTGTCTGGAAGGGTGGGGCTTTCCTAAGGCAGTGGTGAGGAGACCAGCACCACAGCACAGCCGGGTGCTAGGAAGGACCCCTGATGGGAAAGGCAGGTCAGAAGCCTCAATTTAATGCCTAGACTACGGTTACTTCTCTGCCTCCTGGACCTAGGACACCCTGCCTATTCACAGGGTCTGCCCCACTCCAGCTGAAAAGCTCTGTCACCATGCAGGCAGGGGTGGGAGCAGCTCCTGACTACAAAATGGTTCAACTGCCTCAGGTAGAAATTACTAGAAGCTGCAAAGACTTCATCCTCACACATCTCAGGGTCATCCCTAAACCCACTGGCCTCTCCCTGAGACTAGGAGGCAAGTGTGAGCTGACTGTTCAGTCCCTCCATGCCCTTCTCAGGGCCACAGAGGACCACTGCTGACTGGCAGATTTCCACACTGGGAGATGGGAGATCATCTGAACGTACCAAACCACTAGGAGGTAATTATCTAGTTTCTAGGTTAAAAAAATCTACACCTATACTTATAACAAAGTTTTAAATACAAAGTGCTTTTGTATACCAAGATTGATACAGTGTTCATAAATAGATCCCTGTTTCACAATCTTGATCATAAGCATTTACTGGCAGTCCcaattttctttccccttttcaaaCAAAGGTCAAAGGTGTCAGAAGCCTTATGATCAGAAACCCTTGCCAGAAATGTCTGTCACATTAGAGAAagacaaactttaaaaacaaaatttcaccCCAAagccaagaaaaataatttttattttaagaaaaagaagtttCTACTTAGCAATAATAATAGATGACATAGGAGCAACACCCTGCCCTATTGTCTAGCTTGCTCTGACAATTTAACGTGgcctagagttatctgggaagggGGTCTCAGTTGAGGGATTGCCCAAATCAGAGCAAcctgtgggcacatctgtggCTGATAGTCTTGCCTGTCAATATTCAAGTTCCTGCTGAAAATTCGTCAGGAATGGATTGTGACATGGTAGTGTAAGCTGACAAAGACCCTTTCTCCCCTGTGCTGCCTTTGGTCAGAATGCTATCCCAGTCAAGAAAAGCACACTAGACACCCCAGTAAGAGCCTCAGGCCTATCACATGCTTAAACACAAGACTTCTTTCCAACTTCAGGCAGAACAGGCCTTGCAGGGTGGGTGGCCTTTCTTCCCTGAGCGGGTATAAGCTACTGGGGCTTGTGAATGTGTGCAGCTTTCTCTCCGACTACGGAACATCATCTGTTAGATGACGTTGCTCAAGGTAGGACCCCCTTCCCACTTTGAACTCACATTCCTGGTCATAAGGAGCTGAGTGACAGTGTTGTTCAGTGTACCCTCTAAAACCACATCCCCCAGACCAGTGTATTTTTGAGACTTTTCTCAAGTATAGCCTTCTGTTTATAAGCTGCTGCCTCTGCCAACACTCTCTCTCACTCTGAGCATGGGAGTGTCCCGCTCACAGGTAACTCTTAGCCATGCATCCCTGGCTAACCCTTGTTGGGAAGCACCATGATCTAAGGCAGGGGGCCACAGGACACTGCCAGTACTGTGTTGAGTCACTGCAGGCTGGAAGTCTAGCCCGGATGCTACCATTAAATGAGGAAGCTTAGGGTTACAAACCAACTAGAAACACCTATCTCTGTCACCCATAGACTTAAAAGGAGACACAATGGTTCAACCCCAGTTAGAACTAAACACACAATCGTGCTTTGTCAAGAGTCTGCAGCACTATGACAGGAGCTATGTCACCTGTTTTGGACTCAGGTCTATCTAACATCGCCATAGTTTCAGCTAGAACTTTAGAAAGCATGAAACTAGACATGAAAGAGCTCTGTTCACATCTCAGCCCAGGAGTCAGGCTGCTGTAGTCTCGAGAAGAGTAGCATCCAGTGATGCACTACCAACGCAAAGCCTCACAACTCTGCAGTCACCAGGAGCAGCACCCTGCAGCAACATGACCCCAGGGCACTGCATGATAGAAAACTGCTACCACTTGAGTGCACCGGTGGGGTAGTCTGCCACCAAGTCCACTGCCTCAGTCACTGCTATCTGGAAAGGCTGTCTTGCCAGCTGGGCACTGGGTGAACTTATCCCCATCATCCATTCTAGGCCAGGACCAGAACATATAAATTTGaggaattaaatttttttaattggcCTACTTAGAGCTGGTCTTTCAGaaatatcttccttttttttctttttaagcttctCTCATAATAGCAAGTGGCACGCATCATCTGTGCCCAGATTTGCATTAATTACCATAGTTTATTTTTGTGCATGCCACTCAAGGGCCAGACCCTATTTTTAGTTAGCCTCAGTTGTATTCTGCTCAGCCTTTGCAGCTTCATAGGACTTGGTACAAGAAGTCACATGCCTGTGGAAACTGTCCCTCCACATAAATCTCTTTGCACAGATATTACATTCGTAGGGCTTTATGCCTGTATGAATTTTCATGTGACCCACGAGATGGTGCTTCATTTTGAATTTCTTACCACAGACACCACAGCCATAAGGGCGAAGACCGAGGTGCATGCTCATGTGTCGATCTCGCTGACTCTTGTGTGTGAAACTTTTCCCACACTGACAAGGATACAGCTTGTCAGTGGCTGAGAATCCTAAGTGGGACGCCTCTTCTTTTATCCCCGTCACCATTTCAATATTCTCACTGTAGCCGGCTGCGAGGGCAGCCTCCTGTCTATGCCCAATTAGGTTCCCATCCAACCTTTCTCCAGAAAACTCTTCCATGGAGGAGCCATAGAAGTCCACCTGTTCGTCATAGTTGCTCTCCTCTGCTTGCTCATCAAACTCTGCTTCCACTTTCTTCTCCACAACCTGGAAGTCTTCCTCCACTCCCGAAGGCTGGACcaagtgctctgtctgcatggtgtTGATGGACTCGGTGACCTGATGCTCGTCATAGGCCGCATGGACATCCATGCCCTCACACGCCTGTTCCAGGCGCTCAGGCTTCACGTGGATCCAgcgtttgtgagccattatgctTGGCTTGCTGTACAGAGGCCGGGTGTAGTGGAACTCAGCGCTGTCGCTggccccctcctccccatcctggcTTGCCATCTCGGTGCTCAGTCGGTCATGCTCTGTGGACGAGTTACTGGGCAAGTACTCTTGCTCAGTGAGCTGAGATGACAGCTCATCTTTGGTGCTTTCCTCTTCATTCTCACCATCCCTCAGTTCCTGTGCTTTGGGGAAGTCAGTATGCCCCGCAGAGCCCAGCTCAAAGCTCTCTACCAGGCCATTGTAGTTACTGCTACTGGGAGACTGGTGGTCACTGCCATGATTTAGTTTCTGACACAGAACTGTGGGGTTTCCCTCCAGAACCTCAGTGCACTTGTCCACCACATGCCACATCTGCAGGAAGCTGGCTGCTGTTAAGTAACTAACAATTTCTGGAGCAGGCATCACAAGGCGTCCTGTGTAGCTAGATAGGAGAATGTTCTCAAACACTCTTGGGTTCATCACATCAGGCAAAACAATTCTCCTACTGTTTTTTAGGAGTACTTGGTCACAAAAGTATGGTGAACTGGCAGCAAGAACGGCTTTGTGTGCCCGGAAAATGTGGCCTTGGACTACAATGGAGACGTCACATAACTGTCCTTGTTGTCGCTGCTGGTTTAGTTTCTGAAGAATGGTGCTGGAAAAATCTGGAAACTCTACTCGAAAAGAGTTTGTTCCAGGCTCCATTTCATCACCAATTCTGTTCAGTGCTGCAAGAGAAAGAAACGTCAGCACCAACTTCAGCGCCAAAGAAGCCCATCTAGCCATCGCACAGCACACTAAGACAGGTCCCAGATTCCATCAAGTCCTCTAGCCTCTGGCACTCAGCCACAGGAGTCTGTAGGTTCAAGAGTGCCAAAAGGAAGAACCAGCTACCAATCTCTACAGCTCACCATTTTGTTCCATCTGTGGGTGAGGAGGCAGAATTCACAGTGAATACATCTGTGAGCATATAAATCCCCTAAGCAAAACAAAGTAAGTAtttctaataaaaacaaacacattcttaTCAAAACAACTCATTTGTAATCCTTGACTTTCATTTATGGGAGCGGGGGACGACAACAGGACTGTGGGAAGGGCCAAGGAGGAACAACAAGACTATGGGTGGGGGTTAGGGTGCAGCTGcggggagagaggagacagaatgcttgcttagcatgtatgtctctgggttccatctccatGCACActccaaaggaaaagaagagtgaAGAACTGAACTGTGGGAAGATGGAATGCCTATGCAAAGGTTCTCCAGACAGAGATGAACAGTCACAGCCCCATGAGCATGAAGATAAGTGTTTGGCTCCCCAGGACCCAAGAAAAAAGATGAGCCTAGCAGCTGATGACTGTAACCCCTAACACAGCAGGGTGAGGGCAGGAGGATAACCCTCCTCAGCTCTggggccagtcagtctagccaatcagttagccccaggttcagtgagaggacCTGTCTCAACTAAGGCGTTTctacacacaagcacgcacatgtgtgtacacacagacacaaagaaagagacaACTGGTTTGGAGGTCAGGGAAGAACTGAGGGAGatggtgctggagacagaatTGGGGAAATTCTATGACTGGTCTTTTAGCACTAGGAAACACTACAGGCTGAG
This window harbors:
- the Zbtb43 gene encoding zinc finger and BTB domain-containing protein 43 isoform X2 — its product is MEPGTNSFRVEFPDFSSTILQKLNQQRQQGQLCDVSIVVQGHIFRAHKAVLAASSPYFCDQVLLKNSRRIVLPDVMNPRVFENILLSSYTGRLVMPAPEIVSYLTAASFLQMWHVVDKCTEVLEGNPTVLCQKLNHGSDHQSPSSSNYNGLVESFELGSAGHTDFPKAQELRDGENEEESTKDELSSQLTEQEYLPSNSSTEHDRLSTEMASQDGEEGASDSAEFHYTRPLYSKPSIMAHKRWIHVKPERLEQACEGMDVHAAYDEHQVTESINTMQTEHLVQPSGVEEDFQVVEKKVEAEFDEQAEESNYDEQVDFYGSSMEEFSGERLDGNLIGHRQEAALAAGYSENIEMVTGIKEEASHLGFSATDKLYPCQCGKSFTHKSQRDRHMSMHLGLRPYGCGVCGKKFKMKHHLVGHMKIHTGIKPYECNICAKRFMWRDSFHRHVTSCTKSYEAAKAEQNTTEAN
- the Zbtb43 gene encoding zinc finger and BTB domain-containing protein 43 isoform X1; translation: MRANEYSSQIGHQGQNRVRFHQSPTWRTTLNRIGDEMEPGTNSFRVEFPDFSSTILQKLNQQRQQGQLCDVSIVVQGHIFRAHKAVLAASSPYFCDQVLLKNSRRIVLPDVMNPRVFENILLSSYTGRLVMPAPEIVSYLTAASFLQMWHVVDKCTEVLEGNPTVLCQKLNHGSDHQSPSSSNYNGLVESFELGSAGHTDFPKAQELRDGENEEESTKDELSSQLTEQEYLPSNSSTEHDRLSTEMASQDGEEGASDSAEFHYTRPLYSKPSIMAHKRWIHVKPERLEQACEGMDVHAAYDEHQVTESINTMQTEHLVQPSGVEEDFQVVEKKVEAEFDEQAEESNYDEQVDFYGSSMEEFSGERLDGNLIGHRQEAALAAGYSENIEMVTGIKEEASHLGFSATDKLYPCQCGKSFTHKSQRDRHMSMHLGLRPYGCGVCGKKFKMKHHLVGHMKIHTGIKPYECNICAKRFMWRDSFHRHVTSCTKSYEAAKAEQNTTEAN